Proteins encoded within one genomic window of Haematobia irritans isolate KBUSLIRL chromosome 5, ASM5000362v1, whole genome shotgun sequence:
- the LamC gene encoding lamin C isoform X1, translating into MSQKRVTMSTTRVSRASNSTPQGGNRLGAASPTSPTRTSRLQEKEELQHLNDRLACYIDRMRHLENENNRLTQELQMAQDNVTREVSNIKALYEKELAAARKLLDDTSREKAKLEIDIKRLWEENDELKQKLEKKTKECAVAENSARVYESRFNEINGKYNQALADRKKADDLAKELAAENARLLKQLEDLRKQLEAETLARVDLENQNQSLREELSFKDQIHVRELTETRSRRQIEISELDGRLSKEYEAKLQQSLQELRDQYESQMRANREEIELLYDNEIKNLQAAANRANNASAHVHEELRMMRTKIDGMNNKIQDLEATNSALNARIRELEDLLDSERARHNQYVASLEAELQRMRDEMAQQLQEYQDLMDIKVSLDLEIAAYDKLLGGEERRLNITSPDRSSSSRNTSQVDSGYSNGTHLSVSSSSAYRTSGRVTPSGRRSATPGASAGGSAVKRRRTVIDESEDRRLADFTVNSAAKGDLQILEADSEGRYIKLHNKGTDEINLTGWQLTRIAGDEELAFKFTRGTKVTAGQTVTIWSVDAGATHDPPTNMVMKKKWPVADSMRSILSNADKEVRLLSIYNTCSKCKICRHCHHLEFALDQMLPATSVSVLTFPAMPRGIGKPAVASR; encoded by the exons ATGTCTCAGAAACGAGTTACAATGTCCACAACACGCGTTTCTCGCGCCTCCAATTCCACACCACAAGGTGGAAACAGATTAGGGGCTGCCAGCCCTACCAGTCCCACACGCACCAGCCGTCTCCAGGAGAAGGAGGAATTGCAACACTTAAACGATCGTCTGGCCTGCTACATTGATCGTATGCGACACTTGGAAAATGAAAACAATCGTTTGACCCAAGAACTCCAAATGGCCCAAGACAATGTAACCCGCGAGGTGTCCAACATTAAAGCCCTGTACGAAAAGGAGTTAGCTGCTGCTCGCAAATTGCTGGATGACACCTCCAGAGAAAAGGCCAAATTGGAAATTGACATTAAACGTTTGTGGGAGGAGAATGATGAATTGAAGCAAAA ATTGGAAAAGAAAACTAAAGAATGTGCCGTGGCTGAAAACAGTGCCCGCGTCTATGAGAGTCGCTTCAATGAGATCAATGGCAAATACAATCAAGCTTTGGCCGATCGCAAAAAGGCCGATGACTTGGCCAAGGAATTGGCTGCCGAAAATGCCCGCCTTTTGAAACAATTGGAAGATTTACGCAAACAACTTGAGGCCGAAACTTTGGCCCGTGTcgacttggaaaatcaaaacCAGAGCTTGCGTGAAGAGCTTAGCTTCAAGGATCAAATTCATGTTCGCGAACTCACTGAGACCCGTTCTCGTCGTCAAATTGAGATTAGTGAATTGGATGGTCGCTTGTCCAAGGAGTATGAGGCTAAATTGCAACAATCCCTTCAGGAATTGCGAGACCAATACGAGTCGCAAATGCGTGCAAATCGTGAAGAGATCGAGTTGTTGTACGACAATGAGATCAAGAATCTCCAGGCTGCTGCCAATCGTGCTAATAATGCTTCAGCCCATGTCCATGAAGAGTTGAGAATGATGCGCACCAAGATCGATGGCATGAACAATAAGATCCAAGACTTGGAAGCCACCAATTCGGCTTTGAAT gCCCGTATCCGTGAACTTGAAGATTTATTGGATAGCGAACGTGCTCGCCATAACCAATATGTGGCCTCTTTGGAAGCTGAATTGCAACGCATGCGTGATGAAATGGCCCAACAATTACAGGAATACCAAGATCTCATGGATATCAAGGTCTCCTTGGATCTGGAAATTGCTGCCTACGACAAATTGTTGGGTGGTGAGGAGAGACGTCTCAATATCACTTCTCCCGATCGTAGCTCAAGCTCTCGCAATACCTCGCAAGTTGACTCGGGCTATTCCAATGGTACCCATTTGTCTGTAAGCTCCAGTTCAGCCTATCGCACTTCAGGTCGTGTGACCCCTAGTGGTCGTCGTTCCGCCACACCCGGTGCCAGTGCCGGTGGTAGTGCTGTCAAACGCCGTCGTACTGTAATCGATGAATCCGAAGACCGTAGATTAGCCGATTTCACAGTCAATTCTGCCGCCAAGGGTGATCTACAAATCTTGGAAGCCGATAGCGAAGGTCGCTACATTAAATTGCACAACAAAGGTACCGATGAAATCAATCTAACCGGATGGCAATTGACCCGCATTGCTGGCGATGAAGAGTTGGCCTTCAAATTCACCCGTGGCACCAAAGTAACAGCCGGTCAAACAGTGACCATTTGGTCTGTGGATGCTGGAGCCACCCATGATCCACCCACCAATATGGTCATGAAGAAGAAATGGCCCGTGGCCGATTCCATGCGCAGCATTTTGTCCAATGCCGACAAAGAGGTGAGATTACTCTCGATTTACAACACTTGTAGCAAATGTAAAATTTGTCGTCACTGTCACCATCTTGAGTTTGCCTTAGATCA GATGTTGCCAGCTACGAGCGTGTCCGTTCTAACATTTCCAGCCATGCCTCGAGGCATAGGCAAACCAGCAGTGGCTTCACGCTAG
- the LamC gene encoding lamin C isoform X2 — protein MSQKRVTMSTTRVSRASNSTPQGGNRLGAASPTSPTRTSRLQEKEELQHLNDRLACYIDRMRHLENENNRLTQELQMAQDNVTREVSNIKALYEKELAAARKLLDDTSREKAKLEIDIKRLWEENDELKQKLEKKTKECAVAENSARVYESRFNEINGKYNQALADRKKADDLAKELAAENARLLKQLEDLRKQLEAETLARVDLENQNQSLREELSFKDQIHVRELTETRSRRQIEISELDGRLSKEYEAKLQQSLQELRDQYESQMRANREEIELLYDNEIKNLQAAANRANNASAHVHEELRMMRTKIDGMNNKIQDLEATNSALNARIRELEDLLDSERARHNQYVASLEAELQRMRDEMAQQLQEYQDLMDIKVSLDLEIAAYDKLLGGEERRLNITSPDRSSSSRNTSQVDSGYSNGTHLSVSSSSAYRTSGRVTPSGRRSATPGASAGGSAVKRRRTVIDESEDRRLADFTVNSAAKGDLQILEADSEGRYIKLHNKGTDEINLTGWQLTRIAGDEELAFKFTRGTKVTAGQTVTIWSVDAGATHDPPTNMVMKKKWPVADSMRSILSNADKEDVASYERVRSNISSHASRHRQTSSGFTLGSGSTSTGVRSLFSLLF, from the exons ATGTCTCAGAAACGAGTTACAATGTCCACAACACGCGTTTCTCGCGCCTCCAATTCCACACCACAAGGTGGAAACAGATTAGGGGCTGCCAGCCCTACCAGTCCCACACGCACCAGCCGTCTCCAGGAGAAGGAGGAATTGCAACACTTAAACGATCGTCTGGCCTGCTACATTGATCGTATGCGACACTTGGAAAATGAAAACAATCGTTTGACCCAAGAACTCCAAATGGCCCAAGACAATGTAACCCGCGAGGTGTCCAACATTAAAGCCCTGTACGAAAAGGAGTTAGCTGCTGCTCGCAAATTGCTGGATGACACCTCCAGAGAAAAGGCCAAATTGGAAATTGACATTAAACGTTTGTGGGAGGAGAATGATGAATTGAAGCAAAA ATTGGAAAAGAAAACTAAAGAATGTGCCGTGGCTGAAAACAGTGCCCGCGTCTATGAGAGTCGCTTCAATGAGATCAATGGCAAATACAATCAAGCTTTGGCCGATCGCAAAAAGGCCGATGACTTGGCCAAGGAATTGGCTGCCGAAAATGCCCGCCTTTTGAAACAATTGGAAGATTTACGCAAACAACTTGAGGCCGAAACTTTGGCCCGTGTcgacttggaaaatcaaaacCAGAGCTTGCGTGAAGAGCTTAGCTTCAAGGATCAAATTCATGTTCGCGAACTCACTGAGACCCGTTCTCGTCGTCAAATTGAGATTAGTGAATTGGATGGTCGCTTGTCCAAGGAGTATGAGGCTAAATTGCAACAATCCCTTCAGGAATTGCGAGACCAATACGAGTCGCAAATGCGTGCAAATCGTGAAGAGATCGAGTTGTTGTACGACAATGAGATCAAGAATCTCCAGGCTGCTGCCAATCGTGCTAATAATGCTTCAGCCCATGTCCATGAAGAGTTGAGAATGATGCGCACCAAGATCGATGGCATGAACAATAAGATCCAAGACTTGGAAGCCACCAATTCGGCTTTGAAT gCCCGTATCCGTGAACTTGAAGATTTATTGGATAGCGAACGTGCTCGCCATAACCAATATGTGGCCTCTTTGGAAGCTGAATTGCAACGCATGCGTGATGAAATGGCCCAACAATTACAGGAATACCAAGATCTCATGGATATCAAGGTCTCCTTGGATCTGGAAATTGCTGCCTACGACAAATTGTTGGGTGGTGAGGAGAGACGTCTCAATATCACTTCTCCCGATCGTAGCTCAAGCTCTCGCAATACCTCGCAAGTTGACTCGGGCTATTCCAATGGTACCCATTTGTCTGTAAGCTCCAGTTCAGCCTATCGCACTTCAGGTCGTGTGACCCCTAGTGGTCGTCGTTCCGCCACACCCGGTGCCAGTGCCGGTGGTAGTGCTGTCAAACGCCGTCGTACTGTAATCGATGAATCCGAAGACCGTAGATTAGCCGATTTCACAGTCAATTCTGCCGCCAAGGGTGATCTACAAATCTTGGAAGCCGATAGCGAAGGTCGCTACATTAAATTGCACAACAAAGGTACCGATGAAATCAATCTAACCGGATGGCAATTGACCCGCATTGCTGGCGATGAAGAGTTGGCCTTCAAATTCACCCGTGGCACCAAAGTAACAGCCGGTCAAACAGTGACCATTTGGTCTGTGGATGCTGGAGCCACCCATGATCCACCCACCAATATGGTCATGAAGAAGAAATGGCCCGTGGCCGATTCCATGCGCAGCATTTTGTCCAATGCCGACAAAGAG GATGTTGCCAGCTACGAGCGTGTCCGTTCTAACATTTCCAGCCATGCCTCGAGGCATAGGCAAACCAGCAGTGGCTTCACGCTAGGATCCGGCAGTACCTCCACCGGTGTGAGAAGTCTATTCTCCTTGCTCTTCTAA